In Papaver somniferum cultivar HN1 chromosome 9, ASM357369v1, whole genome shotgun sequence, the genomic stretch TCCCTGATTAGTCATTGCTGCTTTCCTGAGCTATATAGCATAATGAATCTGTTTGCATTAACTCCAaaagctagagtttgatttacaTAAGTGTTTCCCCATGTTTCGAATTGTTTGGTTGACCGGGATGCCATAACATGATTGATATGCATGATAGGCTATGATTCTCACCTTCCGTGACCAAACCAATCGACTAGTTAGAATCAGTCAAGAGGATATTGTTGATATTCACAACTCTGAAGTAGATAGCCCTGACCAATCTGAGACCATGGGTGACGAATTAAACCAGCCTCGTAGTCTCAAGGACTACATGTACCCAACCAGGGCAAGCCATCCCTCTTGCATCATTATACCAGTTGATGCTGGTCAGTTTGAACTCAAGGAAAGTACCATTCACATGCTCCCTGTGTTTAGAGGGGTTGATGCCGAAAACCCCTACCACCATGTTAGAGATTTTGAAGATATTTGTGGGACTCTGCGTTTTAACCAAATGCCGGAAGAGTCCCTCAAAATGAGACtgtttcctttctctttgaaagaAAAATCCAAGTCTTGGTTGCATGCCTTACAACCACAGTCCATTAGAACATGGGAAGACCTtacaaaagaatttttcaaaaagtttttccctaaccataagactgcgacaattcgtcaaagtatgAATggttttgtgcaattagaaggtgagaccttggcCAAATATCTGGAGAGATTTAATGAATTACTGctccaatgtcctcaccatggttttgaaaaatggagacttgtgcaaattttgtatgaaggtctagatgttacCACCCGAACTATAGTTGAGTCAATGCGCAATGGTTTATTTATTGACAAAAGTGCTGATGAGGCTTGGACTTTCTTAATCGAAGTCGCTGAGAAGACTCAGCAATGAGAGTCCATCTGTGAGCCCAAAAAGACCGGCCATGTATCTAATGTCCATAGAATCGAGTCCGATTTTGAAGAAAAAGCAAATGTTGCATCCTTGGCTAGGAGAGTAGAAGCGCtagagctgcagaagaatgtgaaaaCTACTGCCTCTACTATCCGTGACCAAATCGAGACAACCCATTGTGCAGAATGTCACGGTTCAGACCACCTAGTGGATAGTTGTCCAGACCTACAAGCATTTCAGGAGTCTAGACTAGAACATGCCAATGCTTTGTATccttattctcagacctacaacccagggtgGAAGAATCACCCTAATTTATCATGGTCCAAGGGGCCTGTACAAGGGGGTACAACGAGTAATAACCAAGGATATTCATATCCTAGAAACCCCCAAGTACAAACACACACACAATACCCTGTTGAGAAAAGGCCTAGTTTTGATGATGGTGTAaaccaaatgaatcaaaatcTTTTGTAATGTCAGAAGTTAAATGACCATTGGCTTGCGAGTTTAGAACTCAAAATGGGTCAATTATGTGATGCACTAAATGAGATAGAAAAAGGTAAACTCCCTAGTCAACCTCAACAAATTCAGAAAAATGCATTTCAGGCAAGCACCTCAACTTGCAATGAGTCCTCTCGTGATCATGTGAATGTTGTCACCACTCTTCGTAGTGGTAAGGTTTTTGATAACAATGTAGGTGTACCACAGTCATTCGAGTTTAAATCAGACTCACCGGTGCATACGACTCCACAGAAAACACCAGTTATGGAAAAGGAATCTGAGCATGATAGTGACTCTAAGAATTCCACTGATATTAATGTCCCTGCACCATTTAATGTGCATGTTGAACCCTTCCCTCAAATATTGGTGCCACATAAGAAAGGTATGCAATACAATGAGCTGTTAGGAATGTTCAAACGAGTCAATATCAACATCCCTTTTCTCGAAGCAATCAATCATATACCTGCTTATGCTAAGTTCTTGAAAGATTTGTGCACTCAAAAGAGGAAGATTCATGTGCATAAGCGTGCCTTTCTCACTGAACAGGTAAGTtccataattcaaaacaaaacacCACCTAAGTTTAAAGACCCAGGTAGTCCAACTATCACATGCACTATAGGTGACCATACAATCGATAGGGATTTGCCAGacttaggtgcaagtgtgaaccttttGCCATATTCTGTGTATGAGCAATTAGGTCTTGGGGAACTGAACCCCACTCATGTTACGCTACAGTTAGCGGATAGATCTGTGAAAATCCCTCGTGGTATTTTTGAATATGTTTTAATCAAGGTTGAGAAATTTTATTTTCCCGTGGACTTCATTGtgttagatactcaacctgttcaATATCCAGACAATcatattcctgtcattttaggacgtcctttcttggcgacgtccaatgctATCATCAATTGCTgtaatggagtgttgaatttgtcttttggtaaaaTGACTGTGGAACTGAATGTGTTTAACATTAGTCAACAACCCAGTGATTGTGATGATCCTGAATTGCATGAGATTAACATGATTGGGAGTCTAATTCAAGACTCATTTCCTGACATCTTATCTGTGGACCCTTTGCAAGCATGTCTAGATAACTTTGACCTAGATCTATTTGATTCAAAGTACATTAGTGAGGTTCACTCTTTGCTTGAATCTATACCACTCATGGATATTGCTAAATGACATAATGCAGTGGAACAATTTCCACTTTCTGATTCTGAGTCTACCCCGTTTCTTGACGAAGCACCTAAGCTTGATTTGAAACCATTTCCCGATAGTTTGAAATATGCATTCTTAGGTTcttctgaaactttacctgttaTTATTGCATCATGTTTAGATAAAGAACATGAGAGTAAACTTTTAGAAGTGCTTAAAGAGCATAAAGAGGCCTTAGGTTGGAACATCTCAGACCTTAAAGGTATAAGTCCCACAATTTGCATGCATCACATAAATCTTGAAGAAAACactaaaccatctagggaaatgcaaaggagacttaaccccaACATGAGATATGTTGTTAAAGGTGAGATACTGAAATTGctcgatgcgggtatcatatacccaattcctgATAGCTAGTGGGTCAGTCCCATTCAAAAAAGGCATAgaagtagataaagccaaagttgatctcattcaacatttgcctcaacctcgctctgtgagggaGATAAGTTCATACTTAGGTCACGCCGGTTTTTACCGacgattcatcaaagactttagtaaGATTTCAAGACCCTTGTAGTCTTCTTGCAAAATATGTTGCttttgtatttgatgatgcttgtgtgcgTGCATGGGAAGAACTTAAAACTCTTCTCACATTTGTCCCTATAGTCAGACCACCCAACTGGACCTTGccatttgaaattatgtgtgatgcgtcTGACTATGCTGTAGGAGCTATTTTAGGTCAACGAGTAGACAAACTCCCTTATGTGatctactatgctagtaaaacactCAATGACGCTCAACTGAATTACTCTACAACTGAGAAAGAA encodes the following:
- the LOC113313072 gene encoding uncharacterized protein LOC113313072, with protein sequence MGQLCDALNEIEKGKLPSQPQQIQKNAFQASTSTCNESSRDHVNVVTTLRSGKVFDNNVGVPQSFEFKSDSPVHTTPQKTPVMEKESEHDSDSKNSTDINVPAPFNVHVEPFPQILVPHKKGMQYNELLGMFKRVNINIPFLEAINHIPAYAKFLKDLCTQKRKIHVHKRAFLTEQVSSIIQNKTPPKFKDPGSPTITCTIGDHTIDRDLPDLGASVNLLPYSVYEQLGLGELNPTHVTLQLADRSVKIPRGIFEYVLIKVEKFYFPVDFIVLDTQPVQYPDNHIPVILGRPFLATSNAIINCCNGVLNLSFGKMTVELNVFNISQQPSDCDDPELHEINMIGSLIQDSFPDILSVDPLQALEQFPLSDSESTPFLDEAPKLDLKPFPDSLKYAFLGSSETLPVIIASCLDKEHESKLLEVLKEHKEALGWNISDLKGISPTICMHHINLEENTKPSREMQRRLNPNMRYVVKGEILKLLDAGIIYPIPDS